attttttccCTATAAATAGTATGTCATGCATCTTATTCTAGGTGTTGTTGTCTACAAAAcagaaaaactacaaaaatacaGAATTAGAGCTAGCACTCTAAGTATAGCAACCTCTCTCTCCTAAATAAGAATTTAGAAGATTTCTTAAAGGTGGTTCGTATGGATTACCATCGGCGGTCGGATAATTGGACTACTTGTGGTTTGTGACAACTTAAcctttaaaaagttatttaaagccgaaaaaaatcaagttttcaggtaataaatttctaaacaaCTCTAGATTTGTCTAACTAAATCTTAGAGacttctaaataattttattttatagtttctactatgtttataatatttgaaaaacccAATATCTCCAAGTAGTCTAAAATAATAGATGATAACCACATTAATCATCTTACCATTCCATGGACACACCTACTTGGATTCAAAGCTATATATAAACAGCCTTGAACCCTAATGTAAAGCAAGATGTTTTTCTCTACTGTATTCTGATATacaatcatcttcttcttttaacttTGCTCTCGGCAAACATTTACAACAAAGTCTCTAATGCTCTTTTCCTTTATTATCAGTACTAACTTAAATATTGGAGGCTATTTTGCAGATGTTTCAGTCACCTAAAGCCCAACAAAGTCTCtagttttgcaaaaaaaaaaaaaaaaaaaaaaaaaactctttaagactgtttatttttattttcttacatcaTCACCTTCCATACAAAGCAAGGAACCAAACTCACGTGTATTCTTGAGTTCCATGTTCCCTTGCCTAGTTATTTAAgccttctttttattcttttaagagTCCAAAGCAAAGTTGTTTTTCTACGATACACAGCCCAATCATgctatattttatatgttgataAAGAACAGATTGGAGATATACGAGATCCAGCTCATCTTggctttttaattattgacaTTCCcgttattcttcttcttcttctacagcACACAGAAAGCCCTTTTGTAACACACTTAAATTAACCTTCTTTTATTCTATGAGGAGATTAAGGTTATTCTTATATTAATATACCTGAAAAAAACGCATTAGTTGCTTAGCATAAACTCAGCAGACGCGGCTTCAAAAATTAGTAAATAATTGTAAGAATCCCTCAAATAACTTGACACATAAAACTTCTTAGCTTAACGTGTTCTATTTCCAGCTCTAATCCTTCTGTAGTTTGGGATCGAGTCCACTTCAAGCTTCATATATAATTCTTCTCTATACCATGCCATTATATAAAGTTCTCTAATGCAACTTAACCAGTCCACCAATCTAATTAATTACAGCACATTTTGCATCTTTCAAGAtggaaatttatgttttttcggTACTAGTGTTCTTGCTTTCTCTTATTATGGCTTCTTTCATGGCTGCTTCAGCTGGTAATTTCAATCAAGAAGTTGACCTAACATGGGGTGGTGATCGTGCTAAGATACTCAGTGGAGGAAACGTTCTGTCTCTTACACTTGATAAGGTCTGTGGCTCTGGCTTTCAATCCAAGAGCGAGTATCTCTTCGGAAGGATAGATATGCAGATCAAGCTTGTTGGTGGTAACTCTGCTGGTTCTGTCACTGCTTACTATGTAAGTCCGCTTGTTGACTATTCCACCTTAGAATCAAGATTCTaatcacatatttttgaaaCTCAGAATCATAAATCATGAGAGTAAAAGGACTTCAAATTTTTATAGTATACTTGTGTCTCAGCTATCTATACATTCTGTTGCAGTTATCCTCAGAAGGGCCATACCACgatgaaattgattttgagtTCTTAGGGAACCTTAGCGGAGAACCCTATACTGTTCACACTAATGTGTACACTCAAGGGAAAGGGGACAGGGAACAACAATTCCACCTTTGGTTTGATCCAACAAAAGATTTTCACTTGTATTCTGTTGTATGGAACCACCAACGTATCATGTAAGATTTTGCTATATAATTTTGCTGTTCTTATTTTCTTGAAGAGCTGCACAGCTTAGCACTCACAAAAGTTTTCTTATAATTCTTATCTCTAGTTTCTTAGTGGATGACACGCCTATAAGAGTGTACGAAAATCAAGAATCCATTGGAGTTCCTTTCCCGAAGAACCAACCTATGAAGCTTTACTCCAGCCTATGGAATGCTGATCAATGGGCGACGAGAGGTGGACTAGTGAAAGCAGATTGGACTAAGGCACCTTTCACAGCATACTACAGGAATTTCAAAGCCAACGCGTGCTTATGGTCATCAGGATCGTCTTCTTGCTCATTAAAGACTACTAGCTCCATCACAAACAATGCTTGGCAGACTCAAGGTCTGGATTCGACTGGTCGTAGAAGCCTTAGATGGGtgcaaaaatattacatgaTTTACAATTATTGCACGGATTATAAGAGATTTCCTATGGGTCGCCCGCGTGAGTGCAGGCTTTCTAAGCATTTTTAGAGAGAGTTTTGCTGCTTGAATGCAACTATAAGATACCATCTGGTATAATGTTAATTGGTTTGGTTTCATATgttgttccttttatttttgttgtataaatataataaaaaaggctCTTGGTCCTCGTTGTAGATGTCTACATGTTTTTCAccaagattttgttttattttgagaaacCACCTAATAACCAAATCAAATCTCTCAATTAAAACCGCTGTTGAAGTTCTAAGAATTAAACATGTTGTTTGTATGATTAATTAAAGTtaacacttctatatttgaaattaaagaaaacatgaaagtagTTTCgttgagaaaattaaaagtttgggGTTGATGAGGAAGCAACAAACTTAGTATCATtagattatattatataaaaaaaaactaaaacaacttttattattattaaaaaatcagtGTGCACATACTTATCATTTtctattcatatatttttgctAAGAAGTTCATTTGAGTCATGGATAACCTCAATTTTGAgctaatatttctttttcagCCTATACCTTGTCAATCTTTGATAATAAAcctgtaaaattatattttagtgttGAAAGAAGTATTTTAGGATCTTGgccaaagaaataatttaaaatttacatctTAGTAATTTCATGCAACCATGAGACATACAAAGacataatcaataaaatttgtaaagtggttttaaaacatgaaaaataatttcttgaaaatgtttttattgacTGATTTTACAaagtttttgacaaaaaaaataatgatgcatTTCTTTTTATGGTCTCTAGAAAGATGAGCACATGTAGGCCAACTAGGGGCAATTCAGTTTGAAGAAGCCCCTTGcaacaacaataaacaaattGATGATTTGGTGAATTCTATCAAAACTATAAATAGTATATGACAATTATGAGTGTCTTCTCGATTATTGCTAGAAGAATGAAAACTTCTAGATCAACTAAGGGAAATTCAATTTGATGAAACCTTTGCAATGATAATAACTAGAATGATGATCTAGGGAACTCCATCACATGCTATGAGTAGTGAAAACAAATGCCCTTACATTACACTTAGAGAGTATTGATAAATGGAACCGATATATATGGGCTTAAGTAATGGATGAGTCGTAGTCATCCACTGATCAAGAACGAAAAATATGAGAGGACAAACCCCTAGTGAGTTTTGAGGGCATTAGAATAGTTCAAGCAATTTAATGACCATATATCAATGTTTCCACAACCAAGCATCTTCaaaaatgtaatatatataaggATTGCGCATTCAAAATATGTCTATGTGGTAtcattgagattttatttaaactCAACTCTCTCTAAAGTGATAGAATCTCAAAATCACTTTGAGTTGATCTTTCCTTAAAATGagtgaatttatatttaaaaaaaaatacttcaagaTGATCGTTTTATAAAACATTCAAATTTAAGATCACTTCTAATTGATCTCTCTCTTTGAAATGAAAATCACTTTGAGTTAGTCACTATATaaattaaccattttttttttttaaaaaaaaaaaaaaaacctttaagtTCATCACTACATGAAATGaccatttttcaagaaaaaatatttttgagttcGTCCCTctataaaataactattttgaaaaatatttgaatttttcaaaagaaagggaCCTAGAAGAATTAGACTATTTTTGAagaatcttttgaatttttagaaatGGATAGGTCACTTGGAAGAATTATATTGAAAGCCTATTTAATCTTCTTGGTCTTTAACCTTGTAATTGGCCTAATTGACACATGTAATAGATCATATGGTGTCACTTGTTGATTCTTATCCTTCCACCTCTCTTCAAAAGGATTCATCCCAAAATCATCTATAAGAACACCATCTACGGGTAACACATCCATATACTCCTACAACAAAGAATAAACAACAATATTTTACATAGGTTTGATGGTATAAAAAGATTCTTTACAACATTTCTCTTGCATAAAAGATCTTATACTTCTTTGTTTTCCCTttaataatctattttattttctacacAAGTggcctttgttttctttttttcttctcgatTAACTCACCGTTTTCTTTCATTgtgaccacttttttttttaagttatccTCAGTGACATATCTGAAAAGTCACATTcctgattgaaatttctttgctCCCATGAATATGAGTAGGCACACGAACTTCTTGGTTATAGATTAAATTTTCATACCAAGGTCTAGGATGCTCTCTTTTATATCTATATGAAGGCAACAAAGGCATTAAAGGCCAACACTTTTCATCCTTATTACTGATGTGGTATGTCAAATGAACaatattctttctttattaCTTCAAATCATCTTTTTTGATTTGTAAACTCAATGCACGTCTAATAACAAATGACTTACCCTCTAGTTGTTATTTCTTATAGTATTGTTTCtaagtaattaaataattatgttatGAAAAGGACAAGTTAATGAATATTAGAAAATGCAAAGTATGCATTGGTTGTGATATGAGATACTAGAAGACAATACTTGTATGGGTGTTTAATGTAAAAAGTCAGAACATGATGATAAAAGTTTATAAGCAAAATGATATAGATAAGTTATGTTAGTGGAAGTGGAAAGGGtatcaatttataaaatcaaaatgtatGCATACATGATGAAGTGAAATTGTGCATTCATAACGTGGACATTGAATTCCGAGAGTGAAATGTCACACCTATTAGTAAAATACAATTAGGCATTTGGAATGGATAGTGTTATACTTGGTTGTAAAAGTGAGTATACAAAGAAGAATGGTTGTACAGGGTATtcaaaaatagataataaaaatacaatgttATGATTTATATCTAGGTTCGAGACAGAGGAATTGTATAAATGTAAATATAAGGAGATATTGGGTAAAGAATGAGGTTAGTATGATTAGTTTTGGGTTAGGGTATCCCAATGAGATATGTAAGGTGTtatgatgaatatgattttgGTTGAAGTGGAATGATGTGTTGAGTATGTTACCAAGAAACATATGGAGAACTTGATATGAGAGGTTTAAGAGTAAAGTTTGATTAGTCTGTCAGGGTATGGAGAATAATGGCATTTGTGGTTACTAATAATCAACATTGTTTTATTAGTTTGCCAAGGTGTGAAGACTAATGGCTTCAGTGGTTATTGGTAATCAATCTTGTTTGATCAGTTTACCATCACGTGGAGACTAATGACATCAATGGTTATTCATAACAAACATTGTTTGATTAGTCTATCATGGTATGGAGACAAATGGCATTAGTAGCTATTAATTTCCGACATTGTTTGATTAGTCTGCTAGGGCGTGAAGGCTAATGTCTTTAATAGTTATTGATGACCAACATTGTTTGATTAGTCTACCATGGTATGAACACTAACGACATTAGTGGTAACTAATGATCGATATTGTTTGATCTAATTAAATTGGTAAGTAAAGGCCATGGTTATCAAGACCCCCGTTATGTGTCGCGGGGCGCGATGTTGGGGTGATTGCAAGCTTTTTATGCCTCTTGAGGAGGTATTgttattggaaaataaaaggttttgagtttaattataaaattatgattaaagttCAGGAGTCtctacctagtattatggttactataAACTCTATGGTTTACGAGAGTCTGGGTAATATACTGATTGTGTAAAGGAAATACGCATCTCTCTAGTGCACTTTActtaaggtaagttgcattgttggttgattgtttttctagatcgggtttctatttgttggttttttttaaggtCTAAGACAGATCTCCCTTCGTGAGATAGTTTCTACCTCATCAGGTttaatcctaaccattctaaagtctaaattttagcattgtatttattttttattttatatctttaatacttgAAGGTGTACTATATTTGTGTACTTTTATACCATACATATATTAAAGTTTACACAAAaccctaatataaaaaatgattactaaagaattttgatattttggtcaaATTATAATGGATATTTATAACTggtttacatatttttttttttttggttttttaaaacatgagaaagatgcaacttttttatgaaatatgatttgaaaactttttaggatttggttgtatgcatgaaaacaattttttttttttttttggaaaaggaaattaatttaaaagttttgataattttttggattttttttatatttttttttagaaatatttttgaagaaatcGGGTATATTAATACTGGGTTTATATCTTACAGATGTAAATATACAATCAAATATCATacaaaaattggtagaaaacatgtgagaaaatcacaattttctttgaaggattttttttttatttttttatatattattatattaaatactaTTAAATATATGGACTGGGACGACCTAGCTAACTGGGCTGGACTCAGCCTAAAATAAGATTGTGTTGATTTTAGTCTAGCCCGACCAACCATTTGTTCTTGGCTAGAATTTGGTTTTGGCCCAATGTTCAACATTGCATGAACAGTTGAGCATGAATTTTCATGCCCATCATGTTCATGCATGAACAGTCTGGGACGTTGATTATAATTCATGTCCATTGTTCATGCAGTggacaaaagaagaagaagaagagctcaCCTGGCGTGGCGATGGTATGATCCTAAAGGATGACGTGTGGCTGGTGGTTGCAACAGTGGAGCTGGTGGTTGGGCTAGCTACCTATGGTGAAGCTGGTGGCGAACAAGCTGGTAGTAGTGTTGGACAGCGGCTGGAACaacagagagagaggaggagagaaaaaaaatatggtagAAACCAGGGGACGAGCGgctaatttttttcacttttttacacctgattttcttttatttatcagaCCCATGGTATGAAAAATCCACCCGTATTTATAAGAGGTCGATAGAGTCAATCTTGTCTTCATTAGGGGGAAATTTCAGCTATGATTCAGTTGTGAAGATTCCAACTGTTGACTCAAAGTAAGCACCATGAACTGTCTAATTTGACGGTTAAAGGCTGTTTGAATTGGCCTTTTTAAATAGGCTAGCATCAATGTTCGTTGTTGTGCATATCAAATCGACCAAAATGGACCATACCAGGTTTAAAGGGAATCGTCAAATGATCATTTACGTgaaatttttgtcaaatttggtgaaggtaaaaaacattaaatgcacctgcaaagTAGGTGACTTGAGTAGCtttttctagtaaaaagaaaaatgacaatGAACAGTAAACCAGACGACGTGTCATCtagttcaattttttaaaaacgacgTCTGTCTTGTCTTGAATTATGGGATTTTTGTCCAAGTTTTCAATGTAGTTTTtgaaactttcaatttagtttaattGCGACCTTTAATTGactctaaactttgatttaaagCAATAGAGTCCCCGAAAACTTTAATCTAACCCAAAAAGTTCGGcgccttttttatattttggtccttgatctttgaatttatgcaatttgacccttaattaaccattaaacttttaacttttttaatttcaccactggtttcaatcaattaagcccctatatTCCGACATCTTTTGCAAAATCATCCTTGACtgtgaaatattttaatttgacccttaattgaccccaaaactttgattttcttgtaattctttctttgttttttttttcaattatgttgggtaaaaattaaatttggttttcttAAAATACCAATCtacaattaagcccaaattaggcttCCATTActtttttcactaattaaacccctaataaaattaaattgaccctatttaaaaatataattaagttacttgcacctaattaaatcctttaattggatccaaattaattcttaaacataaccaaactttaatttgaccccatgactaaatcaaattggcctattaaaaatttaaaatatgttcTTGGACTTAatgtttttatgttgatttcatccaataataatttaatttgacattgAATCTACATTGTTTCTTCAGTCCTATATATAATAAGGGACAATTAGGCTTCGAACTTCATCCAAAAttacaacttgatttttctatatgTTTGAAATCCTCTTTGGTCTATTTTCCTTCTCATCGTCAgcctttattatatatatttttttaattttgaaaaaaaaaggtgaatttAGAGAATATCCCATAAATGAGTTATGACAATATAAATGAATGGTGGTTAGTAAAAGTGTAAATAAGGCTAATGGATGAACgttaacccaaaaataaatgtGATAAATGTTATTATAAGGTAGCCATACATGGAAGGAAAAAACTATGTAGTGACGACGACACATGATGTTGAAAGTTAAAGAAAATTTAGGGAAAAAATACCATGGAAATTGATGGCCATTACGATAGCTCAAGTATGTTAAGTTAGGAAATTGATGTGAAGGCCAAAAAGTAAAAAGTATTGGATTGTTGAGAGATTTTGGATGTACGAAAATGAAGGCTTTTATGTTCGGTTATTGGGGGGGTTTAAGCAAAAATCAAATGTTACATGGAAATATATGAGCATGATTGGAATATGTGCAAGGTTTAGACCTTGTAGAATGTGTGTTAATGATGAGAatcctttttaatttagttaacaATGTGAAACTAAGTAAGAATTTAAATAGAATCATGATAATTATTGAGTTATAATAGTCTTGGCCTTGTTAATATAGAAAAGGTTTTAGAAGTTGGGGGGCAGTAGTCGAGAGTAACTGAGCATTTACAGGTTTCAAGAATCCTGTAAATGcaaattctttaaaattgaaattatattttgaatattaatagTATAAAGAGCAAGAAAGGATGAGTTAGATGGATTTATGGGCATCCATAAAGGATGGCTAGACTATTTAACATTTGTGGGGGGGAATGAAAATTTATGGACAATTAAATAGGGTAGTCATGTTTATTGGTATTCTTTTGAAGGGATAGTTAGAGCAAGAATATTAATGAGGGATCAATCAAGATTGAGTTAACTTTGAAGACATTGACTATGTGGTTAATTGTTAAGTTTAAGATTCacttagaaataataataataaaaaaagaattaaagaatattttgaCTAAATACTATAAGCCTTTCAGTGTTGATATTGACAAAATAGATacattttaatgtttattgtttGACTTTAGGTTTATTGCAAACTTGTCGGAGCAGTAGCTTTAGGGTTGTAATTATTATTGCTTAGCCTTAAGTAATGGAATTTGTACGTTGTGTGATTGGTTACGTCAAGTAATTTGGATTATATGtatctaatttattatttgatgatatgtattttaaataattcaattttaaatgtATGTATTTAATCAATAAgaacacttttaaaatgtattgttatgcgtaatattttttatagcttATATGATATTGTTTTGGATTATCGAGAGGATTGATTGTGATaagttgatgatgatgacaaCCACATGATTGTCATGTTGTTGTAAATGAAATGATTCATGATGGTTGgatcaaaaaatgaaagattatTTTAGAAGTGTACAAGTGATTACTGATAACTTGGGATGTCTAGATATAAGGGAACTCCATGTTGTTAATACTATTTTTGAAAAGGAATGTGGTCGTTTatagatgtgtgtgtgtgtgtgtgtgaagaaTAATCTTGGTTTTCAATTAACCATgattaattatgaaatattaacCTTATCTAAAAATGGGGAACGTTACAAattcttcttttaaaataattatgttatccgatcaagaaatttaaataatttatcactAGTTAACAACTCGTGTACATATTTTATTACTTGATTTCATTCAAAATTTAAGTCAAATTAATAAGAGTTTTTATCTCTATTTATaacaatttttcttcttaattatcatttctcaattgaaaaatacCATATAGAGCACTAGTTTCCCAATTTTTGGACCAAGGGTTTATAGTAAGTTTCAATTTTGCATTAGTAATagaagattttgattttaaaattttcttttttcttaatatactGATATGGCTGTTGGAAAATTTGACATGAACTTTTGCTCTAccgcaaattcaagaataaaaataatgaaaaaataacataaaaaattaaagatagatAGATGGATAGATAAAACCAGATTTTAGAGTCTTACTTTGATATCAACCAATGTGAACCTAGAGGCTAAGAACCCTATAACCCATGACCAAGATAGAAAACAACTCAAGAAAGCTAAATTTAGATTGCTAGAAAACTCGACCCAATAATTACCAGAGCTAAGAAATCAAAGTTATTGGATGAAAACCCTAACCCTTTGATTCTAAAAAAAGTCAAGAACTAGAAGTATATGGATAAATGCCACAGACATAGTTAAACTTTGATCATTCCTAAGTTCAATGAAGAACCAAAAGGATTAATAACCTCGtcacacataaaatattatttctgaATAATAAACTAAGTCTTCTCATTTGACCTTACAAAGAGAGTATTTATAGTTTACAAAATAACCAAACTTTAATGAACTAATGGGTTAACATTAAGACCCAATTAAGAAGAACCCaaagtttgaaaaacaaataacaaaatccaattCTAAGTAAAATAACAAAGCTGCCAAATTAACCAAAAGAATTTTCATAACAAACCAcccatatataaatataattgttgTTGACCAACATCCTTAGAAAGTAAAGATTGTTGCTACCAACTTGGACTCTTTGTAAAAGTAGGTATGTCActgacttttatattctttaacaataaaaaaattttttgaattaattaatgccAAGCTGCCAACTAAGAATCCTTGGAAAGTTAGGATTCCTTACAAAATAATGAATCCTGAGCTATTGAAATAGTTGTCGTTGTAGAATGTAGAAGTTGCattatataaaattcataaatcaaaatgcaagataATCTTAAaccaactagaaaaataatgcaattCCTCCACATATAGGTTTCGGGATTTGTCATAAGGCATTTTCTAGAACTTCAATTACTAGGAGATTTTAACCCTGTAGAAAATAAGGCTTCTGGAATCTTTTGGTAAGATTTCATCTTAATCTAAAGGTCAGATCGAAAAGTTATgtttataatataaaacttgTATATTAGAAAAAGTTAAGCCAAAATCACCCCTCCTTATCCAACCTTTATATGGATCATATAATCAAGGCTTGATCACCCTTTGTTAAAACCTTGAAGCTTAACTTGCCCTAAATATCTTGAATTAGCCAATTGAAAGCCTTTTTAATCGTCTTGGTCTTTGATCTTGTAATTGGCTCAATTGACATGTATAATGGATTATGTGGTGTTGCGTGTTGATTTTCATCAACACcttttaaagaatatatatatatatatatatatatatatataatatatatatataatataccaAAATATAACGAATATCctgaaaaacaagtttaatttgaataaaattttcattttgttattttgctctaaacaaaaaataatataatgtgaatatatttttagttttttaagttaaaataatgttttgaaactttaaagttttaataaatggacaagttttttatttgtcattagaaaaagaaaattagaaaaagagaagaaaagaaaaaagaaaaacaatattttattattgaataatcTCAaagtatttgcttgtgtttcATTTTTAGggataatttttgttaaattaattaaaataaaatacaatgaatagaGAGGACAAATCATGGTTGTAAGTATGCaagataaatttatattctCAATAAATTGTCATAGCTTTTTCCTTAAAATTAAAGTTGGCTTCATATCCTTCTATTTAATGTGTCCCTCctactaaataaatatatacatatacatacacaTTTATGCATGTGCTTATGCCTACTTGTTTCTACAAAACACATATCTTGTCAAAATAAGGTAACTCATTAGTTGGATATCaaactttcttccttttttgttatgttttttttttttatcataaattgaTGAAGGCAACct
This is a stretch of genomic DNA from Populus alba chromosome 11, ASM523922v2, whole genome shotgun sequence. It encodes these proteins:
- the LOC118054777 gene encoding xyloglucan endotransglucosylase protein 1 encodes the protein MEIYVFSVLVFLLSLIMASFMAASAGNFNQEVDLTWGGDRAKILSGGNVLSLTLDKVCGSGFQSKSEYLFGRIDMQIKLVGGNSAGSVTAYYLSSEGPYHDEIDFEFLGNLSGEPYTVHTNVYTQGKGDREQQFHLWFDPTKDFHLYSVVWNHQRIIFLVDDTPIRVYENQESIGVPFPKNQPMKLYSSLWNADQWATRGGLVKADWTKAPFTAYYRNFKANACLWSSGSSSCSLKTTSSITNNAWQTQGLDSTGRRSLRWVQKYYMIYNYCTDYKRFPMGRPRECRLSKHF